One stretch of Gopherus flavomarginatus isolate rGopFla2 chromosome 2, rGopFla2.mat.asm, whole genome shotgun sequence DNA includes these proteins:
- the LOC127045281 gene encoding uncharacterized protein LOC127045281, with the protein MHWPGRQEKPRELLNFISCLASMESSPAQVTTQSSSAQITMQSPENRKRAPAWTAWEVLDLIAIWGEDSVLTELRSKRRNEKTFEKISKAMMQGGHTRDSVQCHVKVKELRQAFQKTKEANRRSGAGLKTCRFYAELHAILRGSATSTPPLSVDSEVEVVISAMAEDSADGEDDEEEEEDELAESTQHSVLPNSQELFLTLTELPSQPSQATIPDNDAMEATSAANFSSLPTPSRRLSQISWRKKKIRDEMFSEIMEVTRNERAHLNEWKDVVSNYRKDASECEDRRDQCEDRRDA; encoded by the exons atgcactggccaggtagacaggaaaagccccgcgaacttttgaatttcatttcctgtttggccagcatggagagctcaccagcacaggtgaccacgcagagctcatcagcacagataacaatgcagtctcctgagaatcgaaaaagagctccagcatggactgcatgggaggtactggatctgatcgctatatggggagaggattccgtgctaacagaactccgttccaaaagacgaaatgaaaaaacatttgaaaaaatttccaaggccatgatgcagggaggccacaccagggactcagtacagtgccatgtgaaagttaaggagctcagacaagcctttcagaaaaccaaagaagcaaacagaaggtctggggcagggctgaaaacatgccgcttctacgctgagctgcatgcaattctaagggggtccgccaccagtaccccacccctgtccgtggattccgaggtggaggtggtaatctcagccatggctgaggattctgcagacggggaagatgatgaggaggaagaggaggacgagcttgcagagagcacacagcactccgttctccccaacagccaggagctttttctcaccctgacggaattaccctcccagccctcccaagccactatcccagacaatgatgccatggaagcgacctctg ctgcaaatttttcaagcctccctactccatcccgaaggctatctcagataagctggcggaaaaaaaagatacgagacgaaatgttctcggaaatcatggaagtgacccgcaatgaaagagctcatctgaacgagtggaaggacgtggtatcaaattacaggaaagatgccagtgaatgtgaggacaggagagaccaatgtgaggacaggagggatgcttga